The Campylobacter sp. CN_NE2 genome contains a region encoding:
- a CDS encoding energy-coupling factor transporter transmembrane component T family protein, with protein sequence MKNCAIMLLCFAIYSFGVALSSHIYYLFFLPVLILLALNFDKFKEIFTRLVYLNFFIIILVLGVVFEGNFTLGILIFLRSNLIILFGILLFINSQTSDISQGFYNLKFGKKISALIYFCLNFINSLKLEFERQKKVLQVRGFVPQTTIFTYKIYANLIALLFLFALKKAEDLRKTMIVRGFDGIFYHTQKEKIAKAEIAFLAIVAFCVIFKFGVLI encoded by the coding sequence ATGAAAAACTGCGCCATAATGCTACTTTGCTTTGCTATTTATAGCTTTGGTGTTGCGCTTTCTTCGCATATTTATTATTTATTTTTCCTGCCTGTGCTAATTCTTTTGGCTTTAAATTTTGATAAATTTAAAGAGATTTTCACAAGGCTTGTTTATCTAAATTTTTTCATTATTATTTTGGTTTTGGGCGTGGTTTTTGAAGGAAATTTCACGCTTGGAATTTTGATTTTTTTGCGTTCAAATTTGATAATACTTTTTGGGATTTTACTTTTTATAAATTCGCAAACGAGTGATATTTCGCAAGGTTTTTATAATCTAAAATTTGGCAAAAAAATCTCTGCGTTAATCTATTTTTGCTTAAATTTTATAAATTCGCTAAAATTGGAGTTTGAAAGGCAAAAAAAAGTTTTACAAGTGCGTGGTTTCGTTCCGCAAACAACGATATTTACATATAAAATTTATGCAAATTTAATCGCGCTTTTGTTTTTATTTGCCCTAAAAAAAGCAGAAGATTTGCGAAAAACTATGATAGTTCGTGGTTTTGACGGGATTTTTTATCACACGCAAAAAGAAAAAATCGCCAAAGCCGAAATCGCATTTTTGGCAATCGTGGCTTTTTGCGTCATCTTTAAATTCGGAGTTTTGATTTGA
- the cbiM gene encoding cobalt transporter CbiM produces the protein MHISEGVLKPEILLPCWVASACAVAVITYKLKTEQIPKIACLSAIFFVASFIHFPLGPTSIHLVLSGFIGAILGFEAILAIFVGLFLQALFFGYGGLSVLGVNTLIIAFPAVLSFYILKLVCKFQKQISFFLAGFVPILLSSFFLSLVLALNGDEFFKVAVLAFGVNAGLALIEGVISLFGLSFIYKVKKEILPR, from the coding sequence ATGCATATTAGCGAAGGGGTTTTAAAGCCTGAGATTTTGCTTCCGTGCTGGGTGGCGAGTGCCTGTGCGGTAGCGGTGATAACATATAAATTAAAAACCGAGCAAATCCCTAAAATAGCCTGTTTGAGTGCGATTTTTTTTGTAGCTTCGTTTATTCATTTTCCATTAGGTCCTACTTCGATTCATCTAGTTTTAAGCGGATTTATCGGCGCTATTCTTGGCTTTGAAGCGATTTTGGCGATTTTTGTCGGGTTATTTTTACAAGCGTTATTTTTTGGATACGGCGGACTTAGCGTTTTGGGCGTAAATACCTTAATTATCGCATTTCCTGCGGTTTTAAGCTTTTATATTTTAAAGCTGGTTTGCAAATTTCAAAAGCAAATTTCGTTTTTTTTGGCAGGATTTGTGCCGATTTTGCTGTCGTCATTTTTTCTTTCGCTTGTTTTAGCACTAAACGGCGATGAGTTTTTTAAAGTCGCAGTTTTGGCATTTGGCGTAAATGCAGGTTTAGCGCTCATCGAAGGTGTGATTTCGCTTTTTGGGCTTAGTTTTATCTATAAAGTAAAAAAGGAAATTTTGCCACGATGA
- a CDS encoding DUF4198 domain-containing protein, with amino-acid sequence MKKKFIVASLLCASFAFAHFGVILPSESVVEDEANSKLNLKLEFTHPFEKMPMNLELPNVAEVAINGEKKSILQDLKEQKNGENAFYTAEFEVKEPGIYQFYFDPKPYFEPAEEKFIRHITKTIVDAYGYGDGWDEAIGTKAEIIPLTRPFGLYAGNLFSAKVLYKGKPAANVEVEVEFYNDKNLKAPSEDHITQVVKTNENGEFSFVMPLSGWWGFAALIDDDESIEKDGKKYPVELGAVIWVETKDYLK; translated from the coding sequence ATGAAAAAGAAATTTATTGTTGCAAGTTTGCTTTGTGCAAGTTTTGCATTTGCCCATTTTGGCGTTATTTTGCCAAGCGAAAGCGTAGTTGAAGATGAAGCAAATTCGAAGCTAAATTTAAAGCTTGAATTTACTCATCCGTTTGAAAAAATGCCGATGAATTTAGAGCTTCCAAATGTAGCCGAAGTCGCCATTAATGGCGAGAAAAAATCGATTTTGCAAGATTTAAAAGAGCAAAAAAACGGCGAAAATGCTTTTTACACAGCCGAATTTGAAGTAAAAGAACCGGGAATTTATCAATTTTACTTTGATCCAAAACCATATTTTGAACCGGCAGAAGAGAAATTTATTCGCCATATCACAAAAACGATTGTCGATGCTTACGGATACGGCGATGGCTGGGACGAAGCTATCGGCACAAAGGCTGAGATTATTCCTTTAACTCGCCCGTTTGGTTTATACGCAGGAAATTTATTTAGCGCAAAAGTCCTTTATAAGGGAAAACCTGCCGCAAATGTTGAGGTAGAGGTCGAATTTTATAACGATAAAAATTTAAAAGCTCCAAGCGAAGATCATATCACGCAGGTTGTTAAAACCAACGAAAATGGCGAATTTAGCTTTGTTATGCCACTTAGTGGCTGGTGGGGATTTGCGGCGCTCATCGACGATGATGAGAGTATCGAAAAAGACGGCAAAAAATACCCTGTCGAGCTTGGCGCTGTGATTTGGGTCGAAACGAAAGATTATTTAAAATAA
- the serS gene encoding serine--tRNA ligase, which translates to MINLKLIETNFDEFNKKLIAKKVPADTLKSLLDAYNELKEKKTNLENLQAVQNAKSKEMGVIARQGGDMKALKAELDANKAKIAELSAVVGECEEKLNTIAAIVPNIIDDDVPFGADENENVCVKTVLEPRKFDFTPKEHFELGESLGWLDFERGVKLSGSRFTALRGLGAKLNMALINYMIDFNNSRGFELVNMPFLVRDEILYGTGQLPKFKDDLYKVDSDELNLYLIPTSEVTATNLFNDEIIESANLPIKLTSYSHCFRKEAGSAGRDTRGMIRQHQFEKVELVAITKPEDSAKMLDEMVSCASDLLASLGLPHRHMVLCSGDLGFSAAKTIDLEVWLPGQNKYREISSISNCRDFQARRAKIRYKDENKKNALVHTLNGSSLAVGRTLIAVMENYQRADGTIEIPKVLEKYM; encoded by the coding sequence ATGATAAATTTAAAACTAATCGAAACAAATTTTGACGAATTTAATAAAAAACTAATCGCCAAAAAAGTCCCCGCAGACACGCTAAAAAGCCTACTTGACGCTTATAATGAGTTAAAAGAAAAAAAGACAAATTTGGAAAATTTGCAAGCCGTTCAAAACGCCAAAAGTAAAGAAATGGGCGTCATAGCAAGACAAGGTGGCGACATGAAAGCCCTAAAAGCCGAGCTTGACGCAAACAAAGCAAAAATCGCGGAACTCAGCGCAGTGGTCGGCGAGTGCGAAGAAAAGCTAAATACTATCGCAGCCATCGTGCCAAATATCATCGATGATGATGTCCCATTTGGCGCAGATGAAAACGAAAATGTCTGCGTAAAAACCGTGCTAGAACCGCGTAAATTTGACTTTACGCCAAAAGAGCATTTCGAGCTAGGCGAAAGCCTTGGTTGGCTAGATTTCGAACGAGGCGTGAAGCTTAGCGGTAGCCGTTTTACCGCACTTCGTGGGCTTGGTGCGAAACTAAATATGGCGCTGATTAACTACATGATTGATTTTAACAATAGCCGTGGTTTTGAGCTTGTAAATATGCCATTTTTGGTGCGTGATGAGATACTTTATGGCACGGGACAGCTACCCAAATTTAAAGACGATCTTTACAAAGTAGATAGCGACGAGCTAAATTTGTATCTCATACCTACTAGCGAAGTTACAGCGACGAATTTATTCAACGATGAGATTATCGAAAGCGCGAATTTGCCGATAAAGCTTACGAGTTACAGCCACTGCTTCCGCAAAGAGGCAGGGAGTGCTGGGCGCGATACTAGGGGCATGATTCGTCAGCACCAGTTCGAAAAGGTCGAGCTTGTGGCGATTACGAAGCCAGAAGATAGCGCAAAAATGCTAGATGAAATGGTCTCTTGCGCTAGTGATTTACTAGCTTCTTTGGGCTTACCGCACCGCCACATGGTGCTTTGTAGCGGGGATCTCGGATTTAGTGCGGCAAAGACAATTGATCTAGAAGTCTGGCTTCCGGGACAAAATAAATATAGAGAGATTAGCTCGATTTCAAATTGTCGTGATTTTCAAGCTAGACGCGCGAAAATTCGCTATAAAGATGAAAATAAGAAAAATGCGTTAGTGCATACGCTAAATGGCTCATCTTTGGCAGTGGGTCGAACGCTAATAGCTGTGATGGAAAACTACCAACGCGCTGATGGCACTATCGAAATTCCAAAAGTTTTAGAAAAATATATGTAA
- a CDS encoding YajG family lipoprotein, with amino-acid sequence MKKTILTAILALFFVGCSQTSSVLTLDPYMAHGIKTKNPNSVSINSVQDKRENKSTIATVKDGNGNVMEYITLQNSLSAWFSDAIKQELIARGVSIDESAKSKVNIEIGKLRAQIEGYSKENMSGYGEIFITIYKGNETITRQVRQTQSEFAPIRTGGALTPFVKELLNDLVAKSAEQIINSL; translated from the coding sequence ATGAAAAAAACTATTTTAACAGCGATTTTAGCACTATTTTTTGTCGGTTGTTCGCAAACTAGTAGTGTTTTGACACTCGATCCATACATGGCGCACGGCATAAAAACAAAAAATCCAAACAGCGTAAGTATCAACAGCGTCCAAGATAAAAGAGAAAACAAAAGCACAATCGCCACGGTCAAAGACGGCAACGGCAATGTGATGGAATATATAACGCTTCAAAACAGCCTTTCTGCGTGGTTTAGCGACGCTATAAAACAAGAACTTATCGCTCGTGGCGTAAGCATCGATGAGAGTGCCAAAAGCAAAGTAAATATCGAAATCGGCAAACTAAGGGCGCAAATCGAAGGATATTCAAAAGAAAATATGAGCGGTTATGGTGAAATTTTTATAACCATTTACAAAGGCAACGAAACGATTACTAGACAGGTAAGACAAACCCAAAGCGAATTTGCTCCGATCCGCACGGGCGGGGCATTGACACCGTTTGTAAAAGAGTTACTAAATGACTTGGTCGCAAAAAGTGCCGAGCAAATCATAAATTCGCTCTAA
- a CDS encoding ComF family protein, translating to MKCVNCEAFSFGIICKNCAKILSEFRLCERKFGEFSVYYFYGYSEIKHLIHSKHHEYGQFVFKKLANLSFKKFANEFKYSEICLALGLDDTTDNGEYSHTAILSNSLKSEFIKPKFGVIKAKNSVKYSGKSLEFRLKNRRDFEILKPVKNPVILVDDIVTTGCSINEAKEICEKNGIEVLFGLVLANAEI from the coding sequence ATGAAGTGCGTAAATTGCGAAGCTTTTTCATTTGGCATAATTTGCAAAAATTGTGCCAAAATTTTAAGCGAATTTCGCTTGTGTGAGCGAAAATTTGGCGAATTTAGCGTTTATTATTTTTACGGATATAGCGAGATCAAACACTTAATCCACTCCAAACACCACGAATACGGACAATTTGTCTTTAAAAAACTAGCAAATTTAAGTTTTAAAAAATTTGCTAATGAGTTTAAATATAGCGAAATTTGCCTTGCTTTGGGGCTAGATGATACGACCGATAACGGCGAATATTCGCACACGGCGATTTTATCAAATTCACTAAAAAGCGAATTTATAAAACCCAAATTCGGCGTTATAAAAGCAAAAAATTCGGTAAAATATAGTGGAAAATCACTAGAATTTCGCCTTAAAAACAGAAGGGATTTTGAGATTTTAAAGCCTGTTAAAAACCCGGTAATCTTGGTCGATGACATAGTTACGACAGGTTGCAGTATAAATGAAGCCAAAGAAATTTGCGAAAAAAACGGAATTGAAGTTTTATTTGGTTTAGTTTTGGCAAATGCCGAAATTTAA
- a CDS encoding GNAT family N-acetyltransferase produces the protein MQKVVLKPLENSDKEQFIKDNQEAFLYGATIEFGLRDEHYEENGEIISRETIENSLKSGTAYRIFFENKKVGGVVLKIDKQAKFGELELLFISPNFHSKGIGKKAWQEIEKMHPEIKIWQTCTPYFEKRNIHFYLHSCGFKIIEFYNKFNKDPNSKAEFDENGNEICHEMFLFEKIIL, from the coding sequence ATGCAAAAAGTAGTTTTAAAACCGCTTGAAAATAGCGATAAAGAGCAGTTTATAAAAGATAATCAAGAAGCTTTTCTTTACGGAGCTACGATCGAATTTGGTCTAAGGGACGAGCATTACGAAGAAAACGGAGAGATTATCTCACGCGAAACGATTGAAAATTCGCTTAAAAGCGGCACGGCATATCGCATATTTTTTGAAAACAAAAAAGTCGGCGGCGTGGTGCTAAAAATAGATAAACAAGCAAAATTTGGCGAGTTGGAGCTTTTGTTTATAAGCCCAAATTTTCACTCAAAAGGAATTGGCAAAAAAGCATGGCAAGAAATCGAAAAAATGCACCCTGAGATCAAAATTTGGCAAACTTGCACGCCATATTTTGAAAAGCGAAATATCCATTTTTACCTGCACTCTTGTGGTTTTAAAATCATTGAATTTTATAATAAATTTAACAAAGACCCAAATTCCAAAGCCGAATTTGATGAAAACGGAAATGAAATTTGCCACGAAATGTTTTTATTTGAAAAAATAATTCTGTAA
- the gyrA gene encoding DNA gyrase subunit A: MQDSIFDNQEIVEIDVEESIKTSYLDYSMSVIIGRALPDARDGLKPVHRRILYAMNELGVGSRQPYKKSARIVGDVIGKYHPHGDIAVYDALVRMAQSFSMRIPAVDGQGNFGSIDGDGAAAMRYTEARMTKLAEELLEDLDKETVDFVPNYDESLNEPDVLPARVPNLLLNGSSGIAVGMATNIPPHSLDELVDGLLLLLDNKNASLEEIMHYIKGPDFPTGGLIFGKKGIIDAYKTGRGRVKLRAKTHIEKKPNKDVIVIDELPYQTNKARLIEQIAELVKEKQIEGISEVRDESDRDGIRVVIELKRDAMSDIVLNNLFKQTTMEATFGVIMLAIENKEPKVFNLIELLNLFLNHRKTVIIRRTIFELQKARARAHILEGLKIALDNIDEVIELIKNSADTTAARDGLMSKFGLSELQANAILDMRLSKLTGLEREKIEEELRAILAEIERLDAILKSEELIEKIIKDELLEIKDKFKCPRITEIVDDYDDIDIEDLIPNENMVVTITHRGYIKRVPSKTYEKQKRGGKGKVAVTTYDDDFIENFFTSNTHDTLMFITDKGQLYWLKVYKIPEGSRTAKGKAVVNLISLQDGEKIKAIIPTSDFCESKSLAFFTKKGIVKRTNLSEFKNIRSIGVKAIKLDEDDELVTALIVANGENEVFIPSDENGENAENTENSVVENEVVEVVEENAGEEQINENMLLIVTKKGMCVKFKLEKIRQMGRVTRGVTGIKFKEKGDEVVGAAFIKNDYEEILSVSQKGIGKRTEANEYRLTNRGGKGVICMKLTPKTGDLIGVVMVDEESDLMALTTTGKMIRTDIQSIRKAGRNTSGVIVVKVESKDDEVVSIALCPKVEENSEEAQENGENLGLLGEENSQNSQNENNENSQGENNE; this comes from the coding sequence ATGCAAGATAGTATTTTTGACAATCAAGAAATCGTTGAAATTGATGTAGAAGAATCAATAAAAACAAGCTATTTAGATTATTCAATGAGCGTTATTATAGGTCGTGCGCTTCCTGATGCAAGAGACGGCTTAAAGCCCGTTCATAGGCGAATTTTATACGCTATGAACGAGCTAGGTGTCGGCTCTCGCCAACCATATAAAAAATCGGCTCGTATAGTAGGCGATGTCATCGGTAAATACCACCCACACGGCGATATCGCCGTTTATGATGCGCTTGTTCGTATGGCACAAAGCTTTTCTATGCGAATTCCTGCTGTCGATGGTCAAGGAAACTTTGGCTCAATAGACGGCGACGGAGCTGCTGCTATGCGTTATACCGAAGCTAGAATGACAAAACTAGCAGAAGAGTTGCTTGAAGATTTAGATAAAGAAACGGTTGATTTCGTGCCAAATTATGACGAAAGTCTAAATGAGCCTGATGTTTTGCCGGCTCGTGTGCCAAATTTGCTACTAAATGGTTCAAGCGGAATCGCCGTTGGTATGGCGACAAACATACCACCACACAGCCTTGATGAGCTAGTTGATGGGCTTTTGCTTTTGCTTGATAATAAAAACGCAAGTTTAGAAGAGATTATGCATTATATCAAAGGTCCTGATTTCCCGACAGGCGGGCTTATTTTTGGTAAAAAAGGGATAATTGATGCTTACAAAACAGGTCGAGGCAGAGTAAAACTAAGAGCAAAAACTCACATTGAGAAAAAACCAAACAAAGATGTCATCGTCATCGACGAGCTTCCGTATCAAACCAACAAAGCTCGTCTTATAGAGCAAATCGCCGAGCTTGTAAAAGAGAAGCAAATCGAAGGCATTAGCGAAGTCAGAGATGAAAGCGATAGAGATGGAATTCGCGTTGTTATAGAGCTAAAACGAGACGCTATGAGCGACATAGTTTTAAATAATTTATTTAAACAAACCACTATGGAAGCGACTTTTGGCGTTATAATGTTAGCTATTGAAAATAAAGAACCAAAAGTTTTTAATCTAATTGAACTTTTAAATTTATTCTTAAATCACCGAAAAACGGTTATTATTCGCAGAACGATTTTTGAACTTCAAAAAGCAAGAGCTAGGGCGCACATTTTAGAAGGTCTAAAAATCGCACTTGATAACATAGACGAAGTTATCGAACTTATCAAAAACTCAGCCGATACCACAGCCGCAAGAGACGGCTTGATGAGCAAATTTGGTCTAAGTGAGCTTCAAGCAAATGCGATTTTGGATATGCGACTAAGCAAACTTACAGGCTTAGAACGCGAAAAAATCGAAGAAGAGTTAAGAGCGATTTTGGCTGAAATCGAACGCCTTGACGCGATTTTAAAAAGTGAAGAGTTGATAGAAAAAATCATTAAAGATGAACTTTTGGAAATCAAAGATAAATTTAAATGCCCACGCATTACCGAGATTGTCGATGATTACGATGATATTGACATTGAAGACTTGATTCCAAATGAAAATATGGTCGTAACTATCACGCACCGCGGATATATCAAGCGAGTTCCAAGCAAAACTTACGAAAAACAAAAACGCGGCGGCAAGGGCAAGGTCGCAGTAACTACCTACGATGATGATTTCATCGAAAATTTCTTTACTAGCAACACGCACGACACGCTTATGTTTATCACAGATAAAGGACAACTTTACTGGCTAAAAGTCTATAAAATTCCGGAAGGCTCACGCACGGCAAAAGGCAAAGCGGTTGTGAATCTCATCTCGCTTCAAGACGGCGAAAAAATAAAAGCGATAATCCCTACTAGCGATTTTTGCGAGAGCAAATCTTTGGCATTTTTCACTAAAAAAGGTATCGTAAAACGAACAAATTTGAGCGAATTTAAAAATATCCGCTCAATCGGCGTAAAAGCGATTAAGCTTGATGAAGATGATGAATTAGTAACCGCGCTAATCGTTGCAAACGGCGAAAATGAAGTCTTTATCCCAAGCGATGAAAACGGCGAAAACGCTGAAAATACCGAAAACAGCGTAGTTGAAAACGAAGTCGTTGAAGTAGTAGAAGAAAACGCGGGCGAAGAGCAAATCAACGAAAATATGCTTTTAATCGTTACCAAAAAAGGTATGTGTGTCAAATTTAAGCTTGAAAAAATTCGCCAAATGGGCAGAGTAACGCGCGGCGTAACGGGCATTAAATTTAAAGAAAAAGGCGATGAAGTAGTCGGTGCTGCCTTTATCAAAAACGATTATGAAGAGATTTTAAGCGTTAGCCAAAAGGGTATTGGCAAACGAACCGAAGCGAACGAATATCGCTTGACAAATCGTGGCGGAAAAGGCGTGATTTGTATGAAACTTACGCCAAAAACAGGCGATCTAATCGGCGTAGTTATGGTAGATGAAGAAAGCGATCTTATGGCGCTAACTACGACAGGAAAAATGATACGCACTGACATTCAAAGCATACGCAAAGCTGGTCGCAACACAAGCGGTGTAATCGTCGTCAAAGTCGAAAGCAAAGACGATGAAGTCGTTAGCATTGCCCTTTGTCCAAAAGTAGAAGAAAATAGCGAAGAAGCCCAAGAAAATGGCGAAAATTTAGGGCTTTTGGGCGAAGAAAATTCGCAAAATTCGCAAAATGAAAATAATGAAAATTCACAAGGAGAAAATAATGAATAG
- a CDS encoding aspartate-semialdehyde dehydrogenase: protein MNSYNIAIVGATGAVGEEILNVLDEVNFPVKDLLLLASSRSAGGKIEFRGKEFVVKELTDSTFDENEIDIAFFSAGGSISAHFAPLAAASGAVVIDNTSHFRMQENVPLVVPECNPSDIEHWKETGIIANPNCSTIQMVQILKPLDDAFDIARVDVSTYQATSGAGKEGMTELVEQLQAFFAFKLDECEPKVFAHQIAMNVIPHIDVFQPNGYTKEEMKMVNETSKILHKNIPLSATCVRVPVLRSHSEAITIKFNKDFDLDKVRSILSTAPSVVLVDDPENKKYPMPTISSDTNETFVGRIRRDNFDDKILHLWCSADQIRVGAATNAVRIALKWIENN, encoded by the coding sequence ATGAATAGTTATAATATCGCTATTGTCGGTGCCACAGGTGCAGTTGGCGAAGAGATTTTAAATGTTTTAGATGAAGTAAATTTTCCGGTAAAAGACCTGCTTTTACTAGCTAGTTCAAGAAGCGCAGGTGGAAAAATCGAATTTAGGGGCAAAGAATTTGTCGTAAAAGAGCTAACCGATAGCACATTTGACGAAAATGAAATCGACATTGCGTTTTTTAGCGCAGGCGGGTCGATTTCAGCGCACTTTGCGCCGTTAGCCGCTGCCAGTGGCGCTGTTGTCATCGACAACACAAGCCATTTTAGAATGCAAGAAAATGTTCCGTTAGTCGTGCCTGAGTGCAACCCAAGCGACATAGAACACTGGAAAGAAACAGGAATCATCGCAAATCCAAACTGCTCGACAATCCAAATGGTGCAAATTTTAAAACCGCTTGATGACGCTTTTGACATAGCGCGTGTCGATGTTAGCACATATCAAGCCACAAGCGGTGCAGGAAAAGAAGGTATGACTGAGCTAGTCGAGCAACTTCAAGCGTTTTTTGCTTTCAAACTTGACGAGTGCGAACCAAAGGTTTTTGCGCACCAAATCGCTATGAATGTTATCCCGCATATCGATGTTTTTCAACCAAACGGCTACACAAAAGAAGAGATGAAAATGGTAAATGAAACAAGCAAAATTTTGCATAAAAATATCCCGCTTTCAGCAACTTGCGTTAGGGTGCCAGTTCTTAGAAGCCACAGCGAAGCAATCACAATCAAATTTAACAAAGATTTTGATTTAGATAAAGTTCGCTCTATACTTTCGACTGCGCCAAGCGTTGTTTTGGTTGATGACCCTGAAAACAAAAAATACCCAATGCCAACCATTTCAAGCGATACAAACGAAACTTTTGTAGGGCGAATTCGCAGGGATAACTTTGATGATAAAATCTTGCATTTGTGGTGCAGTGCCGATCAAATTCGCGTGGGAGCTGCTACAAACGCCGTGCGAATAGCACTAAAATGGATAGAAAATAACTAA
- the pyrF gene encoding orotidine-5'-phosphate decarboxylase, with product MKLCVALDLPSRDECVNLARELAHFKDLWLKVGLRAYLRDGANFIDELRKIGDFKIFLDLKIYDIPNTMADACEVISSVGADMINLHASSGKRAMSEVMERLTNLRERPLVLAVSALTSFDEAEFKGVYNANINEAVQKMSVGAFESGLDGMVCSVFESKLIKSCTSEKFITLCPGIRPFGESVGDQKRVANLQTAKEANADFIVVGRPIYNAVNPSEVVEKILNEI from the coding sequence ATGAAACTTTGCGTGGCACTTGACCTGCCAAGCCGCGATGAGTGCGTGAATTTAGCTCGTGAGTTAGCTCATTTTAAAGATTTATGGCTAAAAGTGGGGCTAAGGGCGTATTTGCGAGACGGAGCAAATTTTATCGATGAGCTTCGCAAAATAGGCGATTTTAAGATATTTTTGGATTTGAAAATTTACGACATACCAAACACAATGGCTGATGCGTGTGAAGTGATTTCCAGCGTGGGGGCAGACATGATAAACCTGCACGCAAGTAGCGGAAAACGCGCGATGAGCGAAGTTATGGAGAGACTTACAAATTTGCGTGAGCGACCTTTGGTTTTGGCAGTTTCTGCGCTGACTAGCTTTGATGAAGCCGAATTTAAGGGCGTTTATAACGCTAATATCAACGAAGCCGTGCAAAAAATGAGCGTGGGAGCTTTTGAAAGTGGGCTCGACGGCATGGTGTGTTCGGTTTTTGAAAGTAAGCTAATCAAATCTTGCACGAGTGAAAAATTTATCACTTTGTGTCCTGGAATTCGTCCTTTTGGCGAGAGTGTGGGCGATCAAAAAAGAGTAGCAAATCTGCAAACTGCAAAAGAAGCAAATGCTGATTTTATTGTGGTTGGGCGACCGATTTATAATGCAGTTAATCCAAGCGAAGTGGTTGAGAAAATTTTAAACGAAATTTAG
- the nusB gene encoding transcription antitermination factor NusB — protein sequence MATRHQARSAVVSLLYAGEMGSEMNEFKHEFLEEKKIRNEQKNFSLGLFEGVNANLEAIDERLNERLNEHKLAEIGAIERAILRLGAYELLFSDTDKAVIINECVNLAKELASDTAPKFINGVLENLK from the coding sequence ATGGCAACAAGACATCAAGCCAGAAGTGCCGTAGTATCGCTACTGTATGCCGGGGAAATGGGTAGCGAGATGAACGAATTTAAGCACGAATTTTTAGAAGAGAAAAAAATTCGCAACGAGCAAAAAAACTTTTCTTTGGGGCTGTTTGAGGGCGTAAATGCGAATTTAGAAGCGATAGATGAAAGACTTAACGAGCGATTAAACGAGCATAAACTTGCCGAAATCGGCGCAATCGAAAGGGCGATTTTAAGGCTTGGGGCTTATGAATTACTTTTTAGCGATACGGATAAAGCCGTCATCATCAACGAGTGCGTAAATTTGGCAAAAGAGCTAGCCAGCGATACTGCGCCGAAATTCATAAACGGCGTTTTGGAGAATTTAAAATGA
- the ribH gene encoding 6,7-dimethyl-8-ribityllumazine synthase, whose protein sequence is MKVIEGNLNLKGSEKIAIIASRFNHIITDRLVEGAKDAFLRHGGDEKNLSLILVPGAFEIPMALQSALESGKFDAVCCVGAVIRGSTPHFDYVSAETTKGIASITLKYGKPVAFGVLTTDTIEQAIERAGSKAGNKGFEAMNSVIEMISLYKNLKA, encoded by the coding sequence ATGAAAGTTATCGAAGGAAATTTAAATTTAAAAGGTAGCGAAAAAATCGCCATCATCGCAAGTCGCTTCAACCATATCATCACAGATCGCCTTGTCGAGGGCGCCAAAGACGCATTTTTACGACACGGCGGAGACGAAAAAAACCTAAGCCTAATCCTAGTCCCGGGAGCTTTTGAAATCCCAATGGCGTTGCAAAGTGCCTTAGAAAGTGGTAAATTTGACGCAGTTTGTTGTGTAGGAGCGGTCATCAGGGGTAGCACACCACATTTTGACTATGTGAGCGCAGAAACCACAAAAGGAATCGCTTCTATCACCCTAAAATACGGCAAACCTGTGGCTTTTGGCGTTCTTACAACCGACACTATCGAACAAGCAATCGAACGAGCAGGTTCAAAGGCAGGAAATAAGGGCTTTGAAGCGATGAATTCGGTTATTGAGATGATAAGTTTATACAAAAACTTAAAGGCATAA